TATACTTTCCAGAGGCGGTCTTTAATGCTATGACATTGCCGGAGGTCGTGGCAGAAATTTCATTTTTCAACTCAGGAGAAAAAGCCAAAGAATTGGTTTGATAGTCATAAGTAATGCCCTTTTGTTTGTAAACTTCTTGAATTAAATATTTCATCGTATAAATAATGTTAAAGTAAAAATCTCTTTTATGGGGATCGGCATCTGCCGCTGAATAAGTTGCCGCATAGGTTCCGCTTGCGACTTTTGCTGTTTTTTTATTCAAATCATATTCATAAGTAATTTGGTTCGTGTCTCCCACCATAGCTGTAACTCTTGCTATTTTTGATCCATTTATATCCCCTCTTGGAAATTCCAGTTTAACTTTATATCCTTCAATAACACCTGTAACATTTACTGAAAAATTCAAAGGTTTTTGGCTAACATTGTTATTTCCCTGTCCATCATCTTTAAAATTAACGACTTGAGTATCCTGAAGTGCGATATTTCCATCCTTATCTTTAAGTTTAACGGTAATTGAGTCTTCCGTATTTAAATCATTTGAGTTAAAAAAGGTTAAATAAGCATTCCCCTGATTATCAAAAGATATTTGCCTTTCCTCGTTTGCGGGAACAGTGTCGCCAACTGTCATAACACTCAATGGTGAATATTCGGCCGACCCGTCACTTTTTACAGCCTTTAACCTGACAGAATAAGCGCCTGATTGAACTTTATTACCACTCATATCTTTACCATTCCAGACAAACGGAATAGGTTTAGCTGGATTTGGAGATGATTCAGATATACCATAAACAATATTCCCAGATGAATCTAAAACTTCCATACGAACAAATTGGCTCTGTTTTTGCAACGTGTAATTGATTATTGCAGGAAAACCAGCCTTTATAACCGCGGGAACATCATAAGCATTAACAAACTTATCACCGGCAATAGCCGCGCTTTTTACTTGGGCAACCTCAACCTCGTTGCCGCCAACTAACATGTCAATTTGATTGTTGGAGTGTGAAACCCAAAGCGAAGTGTCTCCTGAAGGCGCATAATAGTCTCCAGAAGTAGAATCTTTTAATTTTATAACAGCAACTTTTTTGTTCTTTTCAAAGGAATTATTAATGGAAATTTCAAACTTTAAATTTTTTGAAGGTTCTTGTCCTGATTCTTGTGATTGATAACCGATAGGATCAACATTAGATGCCGCCTCTCCAGCAAGGATCAAACCAAGTCCTACATCGGCAAGGGTTGTAACAGAAATATCACCAACAACCGTTGTAACAGTTGTTGACCATGTCGCCGCACCAACAGCTACAGCCCCAACACATGTAACAACCAAGGCAACGCCAACCACAACAGCTACAGCGGATAAAATTGATTTGCCAGAATCCCCCGCAACAACAAACGCCTGCATCAATAAAATAAAAACTAAAATCAAGCAAAGAAATTTAATGTTTTTCATATTCGTTTCTAACCTATCACCTTTAAGATTTTTTCAGCTTTCCCTTTGAGAGCTTGATCCTTGTTTTTTATTACTTCCTTAAACAATTCAACCGCATTCTTATAATCCCCATTTTCAAAATACAAGTAAGCCAAATCATATTTTATTCCATTAATTTTTTCGGCAGGACAATTTTTTAAAGATTCCAAGAAAGAGTTTTGCGCGTTTTCATACTGTTCTGACAGTTCCAAAGATTTCCCCAAAATATAAAGCGCTTGCCATGATTTCGGAGCTAATTTTAGAGCTTTTGTAAGCGCTTCAGTAGCTTTCTTATATTCCCCTTTAAAAAAATAAATTTCCCCAAGCTTTAAATAAATATCTTTATTTTGAGGCGCTTTTGAATATAATAAAATCGCACTATCAACTTCTCCAAATGAAACAAGCAATTCTCCAAGTTGCAGATAATTTTCAATATTTTTTGAATTTTTAGATATGAGGCCGTAAAACACTAGAGCTTTAAACTCATTTTGAAGTCTTTTATCTACAGGATCTAATTTAAGCGCTCCATTTAACACTTTTGAAGCTTCTGTATACAATCCTTCTCTCATATATATTTTTGCAAGTTCCGATGCTGACTCTGTTTTATATCCGATATCTCCAATAGTAGAAATTATTTTTATAAAGAGTTGTTTAGCCTTTGAAGTTTCTTTTCTGTCTTCATAAATAAAAGCTAATATTTTTAGAGCCTCCAAATCATCCGAATTGAAATCTAAAGATTTTCTAATGTATTGCAGGGATTTATCCTTTTCTCCTATTTTATAATACAAGTAGGAAAGCGTATTTAAAGTTTTATTATTTGCTTGATTACTCTGAAGCAATATTTTATTTTCAACAATTGATATATTTTCTCTTATGTAAGGGAATGTCGGTGTTAAAGCTTGCACATTCTTATAAAAATCCAAAGACTGCTCATACTCCCCTAGATTTTCAGTCGTCCTGGCAAGTAAATAATTGACCATTAAACCTGCTCCGGTTTTTATAAACTGCTGGGCTCCTGATTTTTCATTGAAGGTTAAACTATTTTGCTCGAATTTGTCTCTTGCTATAAGTAAGCTATCTTTTGCATCTTTATATTTTTGATTATAAAAAAAATCCAATCCCTGCATAAATTCCAACTGCCCATATTTAAGATAATCCGCAGGAACAAGTTTTAATATGTTTGCAGCCTTTCCATATTCTTTTTCTTTTAAGTAAACTGAAGACAAAATAGAATATATATTCCAATTATCCTTATATTCTTTTCTAGCCTTTTCCAATACAGAAATAGCCTCCTTATCTTTATCTTCAAACATGAGAATTGAACCCTCTAATAATTTGAAATCAGAAGTATTATAAAAATTATCCCTACTAGAAGCAGAGGAACGCAATCCGCTTTTTAATTCAATGATTCCTTCTTTTATCATCTGCATTTCCATGAAAGCAACTGCATTGCTAAAATGTTTTTCACTTTCGCTTTTTTGAAGACATCCAGACAATAAAAAAACTGTACTAATAACAACAATCAAAATAAAACTTTTAATTTGCATATTAAACATTATCTCCTTTTAATGAGTTTTTTGACACCTTTTTTAAGCAAACAGAAAAAGATCATAATCCCCACAGTAAAAACAGAAAAGGATGCTATCAAATCTCCATATCTATTATAAAATGTTTTCTCATCATTTTTACTAATATTCGCAATTAAGTACCCTTTTGTATAAAGAGGTAAAGAGCTAACAATTTTTCCATATGGATCAATAACTTCTGTCACACCACTATTCCCAACCCTTATATAATAAACTCTATTTTCAATAGCCCTAAAAACATCCATTGAAGCATGCTGATAATGTTCTGCGGAACTTTTCGACCAGCTGTCATTTGTTATATTAACTAAAAATTGAGCCCCATTTTTTACAAACTTTCTTGATAAATCAGAAAATATCCCTTCAAAACAAATCAAAACACTAAAATTACCCTTTGGCATATTAAACAGTTTTGGGTCATTCCCTTTGTCACAGCGCCCTTTTGATTCCGTATTTTTTAAAAATGGGAGATAATACCTTATTGGAAATGTTTCCCAAAAAAGAACAGGGTGAATTTTATTGTATTGCCCCAAAACCTCTCCGTAAGAAGAGAGCAAAAAAGCGCTATTGAAGCGTTTAAATTTAAAATTTTGTTCTTTGAAATCCGAGCTTCCAAGCAACAAATATGTTTTAGATTTTTTTACAATAGAATAAATATCTTGTGAAAGCTCCATGTCCAGCCTAATACTTTCTTTGAAACTTGTTTCCGGCCAAATGATTATGTCCGGATTAGCCTGCGATGCTTTATAGGTTAATTGCGCTAAGATATTTATTGCTTTTGACTTATCATAAGCATCAAAATCCAAATTAGGCTGAATAAGGGCAATCCTTAAATTATTAGCATCTTTTCGATTTTCACCAATTTTAAGGAACCCATAGGAAATTAAAACAAGAAAGATTATAACTAGAGAAGTTATAATCTTTATAGATTTATTAAAAGACTTTTGCTTAAAAGCAATGAATATAGAAGCATTAACAAAGGCAATAATAAAAGATAAACCAAAAACACCAATAATATCTGATATTTGTATCAAGAAAAGATGGTTGTATTGTGAATAACTTAAAAGTCCAGCTGGAAACCCCCAACCACCAATAGATCTAATTAATTCCAACGCGGTCCAAACCAAGGGAATAATTATTATTTCCAATTCAGGGAATTCCCTTGTTAACAAATTGTAAAGAACACAAAAAACACCAAAATATAAAGATAAATACAAAGATAAAATTAAAGGGACCAAAAGGTGAAATATATTTAACCAAAAAATCTGGAAAATAAACATGATAAAACCGGCAACAATTCCCAAGGTAAAAGATCGAAATAAATTTTTATTCTGAACAGCAAACAACAAAGGCAATAAAGCAAACCATATTAAAAAATTAAAATTAAAAAGAGGAAAACTCAATGCAAGCATTAAGCCTGAAGCAATTGAAAGAATTACAGATAATTCAAAACGAGGATATTTTTGTGTTGCCTTATAGATATCTAAACACAGTTCGTAAGCCTTCTGCCATACTAATAAATCTTTATACCCATTGATCATTCTAAATAATTCTCCTCATGCATCCTAACCCCTAAGCTCTAAGCCCTAACCCCATATAAAGCATAGCAATTTTCATCCCATGACTCTAACATCTCTATTGTCCTAATAAAATAAATGTACCTTCTAAGCTTGTTATAGTAGTCTTTAGTTGTTTTGAGATTAATTCTTTATCTCCCAAATATTGTTCGTATTCTCTTTCAATCTCTGATTTATTAAACCAAGAATATAAGCCAATGCCTAGAAATAATACCCCAACAGCACTGTATGAATCACCCATTCCAACATATAATAAGCCCGCACCCCATGATAAACCACAACCCCACAACCTTTCGTTATGCGCCTTTTCTGCTCCATTTTTCAAAGAATTTTCAGCCAAAAGATTCCTTTCTATCCTTCCTTTCTCACTCCCATCATCAACTTTTTGGATGCTTATGTAATCATTTTCAACACCGGTTGGTATAAAATACAAAACGGCACCACTTATCATACAAGCAAACCCCTCAATTATAGAAAACAACGAAAGAGAAGAAGTAGAATCATCATAATTTTGATTGTTAGATGTTAAAAATAATCCTAAAGTTATCAACAATAGCCCAGAACCTCCCACAATAAAACTGCTTATTTTTCTATTGTTTTCATTTTTGATTGCTAGTCCTCGAATCCTTGATTCTGCAGAAATATAAACTTTTTCACTTGTAGTTGCTTCCGACGATTCTTTTATTTCTGCAAAGCATACAATTATAATATTACTCCAACAAAAACAAATAACAACAATATATACTAAACTTTTCAATATTTTATTCATCTCTTGGTCCCCTTTTTCTCCCCCTTTGGTGGGCATGCTGGGGGCCTCATATCTCAAACTTCCCATCACTTATCCCCTGATTAACCTTCACATTCTCAAAATCAACCTCGATCGTCATATTCATCCCCATGGCTTTACTCTCCGTCACACTTTTAACAGGAACAAATGCGCCAGAAATCTCTTGATATTCAATTTGCGTTTGGGTCATAACTTTATCATGAGAATCGTAAATCAAAATCTTTGTAGAAACCCAGTTCTTTCCGTCAACATATATTTCCGTCTTTCCTAAAACCTCGCTCTTTTCTTTTGGTGTTCCTTCTATTATATATATATAATCCCCATCTATGGCTTTTACTTTTAGATCAAAAGTCTCTTTAAAAAATTCAATATCAAATTTCGATTGACTTACTAAATCACGCATAGCCGAATTATTAATAACATTAACTGTCTTTCGCCCACTTGTTGAATTAATTGTCACAGACTTGTTCCCATTTCTTATAACCGTCTGTTCCATGGGAATTATCATCTCCATTCTCGACTTGTCTTCCCCCTTCCTCCACATCTTGCCGATTAGCATCATGGGAGCGCCCGACCCTTGTTTGATAGTAGTATTCATCTCGCAATACATATCTTTTATTTTGGATTGGTTGGCTTGAAGATTGGACGCGATAGC
The genomic region above belongs to candidate division WOR-1 bacterium RIFOXYB2_FULL_36_35 and contains:
- a CDS encoding apolipoprotein N-acyltransferase, yielding MINGYKDLLVWQKAYELCLDIYKATQKYPRFELSVILSIASGLMLALSFPLFNFNFLIWFALLPLLFAVQNKNLFRSFTLGIVAGFIMFIFQIFWLNIFHLLVPLILSLYLSLYFGVFCVLYNLLTREFPELEIIIIPLVWTALELIRSIGGWGFPAGLLSYSQYNHLFLIQISDIIGVFGLSFIIAFVNASIFIAFKQKSFNKSIKIITSLVIIFLVLISYGFLKIGENRKDANNLRIALIQPNLDFDAYDKSKAINILAQLTYKASQANPDIIIWPETSFKESIRLDMELSQDIYSIVKKSKTYLLLGSSDFKEQNFKFKRFNSAFLLSSYGEVLGQYNKIHPVLFWETFPIRYYLPFLKNTESKGRCDKGNDPKLFNMPKGNFSVLICFEGIFSDLSRKFVKNGAQFLVNITNDSWSKSSAEHYQHASMDVFRAIENRVYYIRVGNSGVTEVIDPYGKIVSSLPLYTKGYLIANISKNDEKTFYNRYGDLIASFSVFTVGIMIFFCLLKKGVKKLIKRR